The DNA segment GAAGATTCACGAGGAGTAGAGCAGACACTGCAAGATATTTCAGGTGCTGTGAGCGAAATATTCAGCATGACAGAGCAGATCGCAACTGCGACCGAAGAGCAAGCGGTCGTCACTCAGGATATCGCTCAGAACGTTGTGGCGGTAGAGCAGAAGTCGACAGAATCTACGACGGGTGCAACGCAAATTGCCGCAACAGCTAAAGAGCAAGCTGAACTGGCAACATCACTGAAAGAGCTTTCGAATACGTTTAAGAGTTAGCAGCTTAGAGCTAGAAGCTTTCTATCTTATATAAAAATGTCCCGCCTAGTGCGGGACATTTTTTTAAGAGTTGAAACGACCAGTAGAGTCGCTTAGAGATCGAATAGTACGTCTGTGCGAATAATGTATTTCGTCCCAGAAAGTATCGGCGCAGAGCCATGAATACAATGGGCGGGGTGCGTACCATGAGGAAAACAAAGCACGCTGCCGCTTGGTGTTCTAACCGATTCTATATTCGCGCTCTCCTGATGATCCCCTTGACGACGAGCAGGCTTACTCGGGTCATTACGGTTAACCATAAATTGAGTTTCGCCGCCAACGAAGTCATCACTCAATAGAATCAAGAATGTGTACATGCTCCAGCGGTCACCAAATGCGTCATCGACTAACTGTTCATTCACCACCTGACTGCCAGGCCATGATCCATCGGTGTGCATCTTAAAGAAATCCCCTTCGTCGTAACGATAAAAGCGGAAACGACCGTTAATGCCTAGAGGTTTTACACCAGCAAAGTGATTGTACTTATCGATGAATTGATCTTGGCAACGCTTCCAAATAACGTCGAGAGTTTCAGTATCGGCGATCAAGTTGAGATTCTGATTGTGGCGAACTTCTCTTGGTAGAGACACGGCAGCATCTTCCGTAAATCCAAGCTTGTTGGCTTCATCCAGTATGCGCTGAACTTCTTCGGGAAGCAGCACATCTCGCAACTGGAAAGCACCGGGAACGTTGTCTACTTCAACGCGTGATACCGCGTTAACGTTCTTATCAAGTGCAAATGGGTTTGCAGATTTTGGTGCCCAAACAGGAAGGTCACTGCGCTGGGTACCTGACTCGCGTCGAACGACATAAAAATTCTCATTGTTATTCATCATCAACCTCTATCTCTATCTTGAAACCACTTTTACTTGTGCAAACTGACGGTGCCCGTCAACCGAGCCGTGGTAACCAAGGCCACTCTGTTTCGCACCAACCCATGGAGCATCACCACTGCCGCCTTGTCCTTGATTAATGCCAACCATGCCAGCATCAAGTTCGTCAGCAACGTCATTGACGCCTTGGTTTCCAAAGACCACAGCACCTAGGCCGTACTCACTGGCGTTGGCTCGCTCAATCGCATCTTCAATGTCGGAATAGCGACTGATCGAGACAACTGGACCGAAAGTCTCTTCTGTTTCCAGTTTCATTTCTGCTGTCATTCCGGTGATTACTGTAGGGCGGATATAACGCTCGGGTTGCTCAGAACCGCCTAAAAGAAAAGTGGCTCCTTTCTGTTTTGCGTCTTTTAGCTGGTCGACAATCTTGCCATGTTGTGTCGCGTTGATGATTGGTCCGACATTGACGTTCGGCATATCCCACGGGCCAATCTGGTACATGTTGGCGATCTCGGTGACACGTTGTTCAAATTTTTCAGCGATACGATCATCAACATAGATACGTTCAATCGAAGTACACATTTGCCCTGAGTTCTCAAAGCTGCCTGCGACGGCAAAGCGAGCGGCCTGTTCTAGGTTGGCATCACGCATCACAATCATTGGGTCTTTGCCACCTAGCTCCATGACCAAGCGTTTTACCTTGCTCGCTGCACGTCGCATGATGTCTTGGCCTGTTGCTTTTGAGCCAGTGAACGCGATCATTTGGATGTCGCCTTCGACTAATGCTTTGCCTGTTTCACCATCACCTTGCATCACTGTCAAGACATTCTCTGGTAAGTACTTTTGCAGTTCACCAAAGAATGCTTCAGCGATGAGAGGGGTCTCTTCTGAAGGTTTTAGAATCACGCTATTGCCGGCGACCAGTGCTGGCACAATGAGGTTGTTTGCCATCATCACCGGGTAGTTCCAAGGAGATATAACTCCGACAACACCTAGTGGACGGTATTGAAGTTCTGTTGAGCCGGATAATTTTCGAGTGTTGAGTGCACGTTGAGCATCTTCTGCATAGTGCTGACCCATGTAGATCGCACCGGTTGCTTCTCCGGTCGCGCGACGAATGTCTTTACCCATTTCACGAGCAAGTAACTGTGAGAGGGACTCTTCGTACTTATCAAGTTGTTGATAGGCTTTGATAATGGTCAGCACTCGCTCGTTCATCGAAAGTTTGCGCCATGCTTTTTGTGCTGCTTTTGCTTTGTGGATGGTTTGAGTTACTTCTTCAGCCGAAGTTTGGTTTACCTCGCCAAGGAGTTCACCATTACTTGGGTCAAAGGATTGAATAGACTTGTTCATGTTTGTCGGCTCCGCTGCATTTTTAGTATCGGCATCATTATTATTGAATAGTGCGATAACTAGATATCTAAAAATCTCGATATGTTGATTTTTAAAAATGATATTCGTCATAAAGGATGGCGTGATTCCATCCAGTTTTCATCTTGCTATCTAACTGCTGTTCTGTTGATTTTTGTTCTTTTCAACTACAGGGAATCAGACAGCGCTTTCAGGAATTTCTCGATGTATTCGTCATTACGCTTGTAGTAAGTCCACGAGCCAATGCGTTTTGATGTCACTAACTTCGCACGCTGCAGGTTCGAGAGGTAAGAAGAAACGGTAGATTGAGATAAGCCACTCTTCTCCTGAATAATGCTAACGCATACCCCCTCAACATCGGTATCAACGAGTTGTTTCTCTAAGTTAAAGTGCTCTTGAGGCGACTTAAGCCAATGAAGAATATCTCTGCGTACAGGGTTGTTGATGGATTTTAAAATTTCGTTCACGTCTGACATGGTGTTTGACTGCTATTTCCGATTTAAGTGAAATATACCCTTGAAACTAGGATATCGCAATATGTCGATATCTATTTTCGGTGTCTGCCAATCTGGCGTTACGGTGTCTGCCAATCCGACGTTGCGGGATCTGAGTATCGATTTGTTTTGGTAAAGCTTGTTCGCTATTAACTAATGAACAATCCCCAAGTTACTCGCTCAAAGCAAAGTAACTTAGGGATAAGGCTCAATTTTAGGCGTCTACTGACATCTCTATAAGCGTATCTTTCTGGTTTAACTTTGAGACTAAAGCGCTTGTCCGTTAACCGACAATTTCACATCAATGTTGCCACGAACCGCGTTTGAGTAAGGGCAAACTTGGTGCGCCGTTTTCACAAGCGTCACAGCTTGTTCTTGCTCTAGATCCAGTTCAATCGATAGAGCAACAGTTAAAGCAAAGCCACCGTTTTCATTTGGTCCGATACCGACTGTTGCAGTGGTTGGCGCCGATGCGATTTTGATTTTCATCTCTTTCGCAACGTGAAGTAGAGCATTTGAGAAACACGCAGAGTAGCCCGCAGCAAACAGTTGCTCAGGGTTTGTCGCTTCACCTGTTCCGCCCATTTCTTTAGGGTAGCTCAATGCCACTGAAAGCAGGTTGTCATCAGTAGAAACTTGGCCGTTACGACCTGCCGTTGCTGTTGCAGAAGTTGTGTAGAGTGTTGTCATTGTTTTAGTCCTTAATTATGATTTTGCGCAATTAAGTTGTGCGCAACTTAATTTTAGAGCTAGCTTAATTGATAAAATTTGAGTGCGCAAGTATATTGTGCACAATTTAATTTATTGGTGAGGCGATCATGAGCGACCAAGATGACTATCTAAAGCTGGATAATCAGGTGTGTTTCGCGCTGTATAGTGCATCGAATGCAATGAGTAGAGCGTATCAACCTTTGCTGAAAGCACTTGATCTTACTTACTTGCAATACATTGTGATGATGGTGCTTTGGGAAGAAAAAGAGATAAATGTCAAAGCGCTAGGCGCAAAAACGCATTTAGATTCAGGCACCTTGACGCCACTACTCAAGCGCTTGGAAGTGAAAGGTTATGTGCTTAGAACTCGCAGTATTGAAGATGAGCGAGTTCGGGTTATTACGTTGACACTTGCAGGGGTAGAGCTAAAAGAGCAAGCGCAGACCGTTCCGGTTGAAATGCTGTGTCTTTCTAAGATGAATGAAGACGAACTTAAATCGCTAAAAGCCCAGTGTGAGCAGTTGCTTGGTAACTTAACCAAGTGAGAAAGCCCTTTTAGCTCTCGGCAATGATAATAAGAAAACGAAAAAGCCCGTTACTCCTACTGTTAATTAGTTACGATTGCTAATTCAAGTAAGACTAACGGGCTTTTTGTATCTGCTGTTATTTTTGATGCTAGATGCTAGATGCTAGAAGCTAGAAGCTAGAAGCTAGAAGCTAGAAGCTAGAAGCTAGAAGCTAGTCTTCGCTCACGAACACATACATATCACCACGGCAGCGGTTGATACTGTATTCAATCGGCACACCTTTTTTATCGTAAGCGGTTTGCTCGATAAGCAGCACTGGCACCGTTTCATCGATGTTGAGTTTCTCTAGAAACTCTTCCGTTGGCATCTTAGCGGACACTCGGCTTTGAGTTTTTGTCGGTGAGATATCTTGGCTGCGGAAGTAGTCGTAAAGCGACAGCTGGATCTCGTCAGGGTCGTGGATAAGATGCGCAGGAACGTAAGACTCTTCAATAGATACCGCTTGCTCGTCGATGTAACGAACGCGCTTCAATAGAAAGACTTGATCGTTCTCGGCTATTTTAAGCATCTTGGCTATTTCAGAAGAGCACGCAATCACGTCTTTCTTAATCCATAACGTGTCGGGTTTTTTGCCTTTCAGAACGACTTGTTGAGAGAAGCCTGTCGCTTCTTTACTGGAGTACTCAACGGTCTCACTGATCATGGTACCCAAACCACGAGAGCGAACAATCACGCCTTCTTTATCTAATATATCCAACGCTTTACGAACGGTGATACGAGACACACCAAGCTTGTCACTGAACTCACGCTCGGTAGGAATGAAGTCTCCACCTTTGAGCATCTGTTGCTCAGTCGCCAGCTTCACTGAATCGGCAATCTTCAGATATAAGGGTGATTTATCTTTCTGTTCGATTCGTTCTTGAATCAGGGTAAGCAGTGGTTGATAAGCGCTCATAAATGTCTGTTTTAGCTTTTATATTTAACTGAAGTATACCCGAAGTCTCAGCCCACACTTAATAGAAATGTGAAATCTGAGGGCGAAACAAAGATTCCACCACTCAGAGGTTTTATCCAGTTAGCTTGAACGTTCTGGTTGGTAATGTGGGGCTAACTCTGTATCGCTACTAGGCTCTGTTGAAATGGGTTTTACTTTGAAGGTTAGGACTGTCGCGATACTCACTAACACAGCACAGATCAAATAGGCTATTGAGTAACTGCCGTACCAATCGACGGAGATTGCTGCAAGGATAGGGCCGATAAAGCCACCAATGCCCCAAGCGGTATAAAGCACTCCGTAGTTGGCGCCAAAGTTTTTCAGGCCGTATAAGTCCGCCATGATTGAAGGGGAAACACTGCTAACAAGGTGCCATATCCAATGCCTGCCAATGCCGCGCCAACCATTAGAGTCGGGCTAGAAACAAACTGGCTGAACAGCAGCATATTGATGGTTTGTAGCCCAAGCGCGATCGCCAACGTTTTTAATGCGCCAATCTTATCGCTCAATAACCCAGAGACTAATCGACCTGCTGAGTTGAATATCGATAAGGTCACAATCAAATAAGCGCCTTCTAAGATATTGGCTTGTTCAGCAGCAATCGAGGTGATGTTGGCGATGATCATCAAGCCAGCGGCAGCACCGAAGGCGTAAGTGAACCACAACAGGTAGAACTGCTTGGTGGCGAGCATCTCTTTCCATATGTAATTTCGAGCGGGAGGCGGTGTCGGCTTTGAGGAATCAGGTTTTTCTGAATTGGCTTTCGGCTCATACCCTGCTGGAGGGTTCTTGATCGAATAAGCCAGTGGGAAAGCAATGACGATGAGCCCAGTCCCAAGTATGCGAAGGCTTTGTTCCAATCCAACGACGGATATTAGGTAGCTAGTAAGCGGGGCCAAGTAGATAGCCGCAAGGCCAAATGCCGTGGCGAGTAACCCATTGACCATGCCTTTCTGAGAAGAATGAAACCACTTCATTGCCGTTGGGTTCAAGCAGGCGTAAGCGAAACCAATTCCCGCACCTGTGACTAAACCAAAGCTCACATTCAGGTTCCATGGCGTCAAAGATAGGCTCGCTAAGATCATTCCTGCGCCCGCCATCAAAGAACCCACCATCAATACTTTTTGTGGGCCTATCTTATCTTGAATACGACCAGCAATAAGCAGTGCTAATGACAGAGTGATGATGGTGATTGTGTAGGGCATAGAGGCTTGAGTGTTGTTCCAACCGAGTTCTAAAAGCGAGTTTTTGAATACACTCCAGGTATAGAGAACACCAATGCACAGGTTGATTCCACAGCTAGCGAGCAGAATTCTTGTTGCTTTGTTATTTGCAATTGAAAAGCGGTTCAAAGCAGAAAAATTAATCATGGGAGAAAGGCCAAAAAGATAGGTAAAAAAGACAGGCGTAACAAAAAGGCCCAGTAATACTGAGCCTAGTGTGTTCATGAGTTAGCAAGGATTAGTATTGGTTAAGGTAGCGAGTAATCTCGTCCACGCTTGGGGCACAGTCGCCACCTACATGGCTCACCACGTAAGATGCCACGGCATTGCCTAACAAGATTGCATCGGGCAGTTCCCAGCCAGAAGCCAAGCCTGCTAAAACGCCTCCTGCATGGGTGTCACCTGCGCCAATAGTATCAACCACTGTAGCTTTAAATGGCGCAACGTTTCCGTAGCCGTCATGAGTGGCGAACAAAGCACCATCACTGTCGATGCGCAAAATCAGCGGGCAGTGATAAGTGTTATGCCATTGCTCAACGAAGGTGTTGATATCTCGCATACCCAGAACTTCAGCTTCTTGGCGATTCAAAGATACCGTTGGTTTCAGTTTGATTAGACGACCAAACAGTGGCTTTGGTATATCACCAATACGAGGGCCAAAATCGATGAACAGCTCAATGCTGTTGGGCAACGTTTCTAGCCAGCTAACGAGCTCTTCACCACAACCCGAAGACAACTGATAACCAGAAAGGTAGATAATCGCATTGTCTTGCAGATCTAACTGATCAAGCGCTTGTTGGTTCCAGTTGTTCTCGACACCGCTCACAGACAAGAAGGTACGTTCACCGTCTGGCTCAACGAGCGCTAAGCACCAGCCATTGTCGCCACTTGGATCTTGTAGGTGACTTGTTAGGCCTTTTTCAGCCATTGCTGTGGTGATGATGTCAGCCCATTTACCTTGACCAATTGGTAAGGCATTGATTGATTCAACGCCCAGCTTTTTCAGAGCAATCGCGATATTTAGAGCGCAACCTCCGACATGAATGCCTTTCTCGGTCAGCTCTACATCGGTGCCACGCTTCGGTAGGGCCGGTGTTTCTGTCACGATATCGACCACAGCCGCACCAATCAGGCACAACTGTCGTTGATTCTTGAGGGTTGGAATCAGTGTAATCAAAGAACTATGAGGCATACACTTGCTCCTTAATCTCTCTTAAACGCAGGAAGGTTGCGGCATAACCTGCAAAGTCGAGTTGGTTTTCGTCATCAAGCTGTTTCTTCAAATCGACATCGATAGCTTGGATACCATTCAATGCACCACAAATAGCGGTCGCCATCGCACCGATCGTGTCGGTATCACCACCTAAGTTAGCACACAGGATCGCACAACGGTTTGGATCGGTTTGCGCCAGTTCAACCATCGCTATGGCTGCTGGTACCGATTCGATTGTGCTCACGCCAGCACCGACCAAGTTGTAGACTTTTTCCATGCGTTCTTCAATGCCGCTGTTTTCTGAAGCAACCATCAAAGCAAGTTCAATACGAGCGCCCATTGAGGCACTGAATGTGGTGATGTTTTTAGTTTGTGCTGCGTTGGCAATCGCCGGTAATTGATCTTTAATTTCGCTCCAGCTATGTCCTTCAATCGCTTTTGATACCGACCAAGCAATCGCAACTGCACCCGCTATTGCGACATCTGATTTGTGTGTTGGGCTTGAAGCCAGTGCGACTTGATCGATGAAGGTGTCTAAGCTGGTGGTAGGAACTAGGCAGCCCATTGGCGATACACGCATCGCAGCACCGTTAGTCACACCGTTGTTTTCAAGCTCATCAATTGAAGTGCCTTCTTTAATTGCACGCATAGCAGCTTTTGAGCTAGGGCCGAAAATGTTTTTGTTGAATGCGTCGAAGCCTTCAGCCCAGCTTAATACGTTGCGAGCAATGATCTCTGGTGAGATCTCACCGTCGCATTCGATGATAGCGTCAGCAAGAGCCAGCGCCATTGAGGTGTCATCCGTGAATTGGCAAGCATCGAAATAACAAGCGGCGTTGTTTTCAGCAGGCCCCGGTAGGAAAGAGTCAATCCAACCAAAGTGTGCTTTTACTCGGCTTCTTGGCCAAAGCTCTGATGGCATTCCCATTGAATCACCCAGTGCTTGACCATAAAAAGTGCCTAAAATTCTGTCTTGTTTTGAAATGTTCATCTTACTTCACCAAAAATAGGTTATTTAAAAACTGCTCAGCCTTTAGCTAAAAAATAAGGCTAGAGAGAAGACTGAGCAGGTATAAAGTTACGCTTGAGCTTTTTCTACTTGAGCCTGCTCTGATGGGTTTCCATCTGATTTGTTGTCGATTTTAATCTCTTTGATTTCGCCGTTTGGTTCACGGAAGAAGTACATGAAGATCACGAGGATGATGGCGATCATGATGGCACCGAAGCCCCACATGCCGGACCAATCAAACGTGAGTCCATTCTGCGGTTCGTCGTAAGCAAACATTTTCTCCATTAATACGCCACCTAAGCGGTAACCCAGCAAGCTGCCGATACCTTGGCAACCCAATGTGATAAGGCCTTGCGCTGCGGTACGCATGTGAGCGGGTGCTTTTTTGTCGACATAGATGTAAGCCGTTACGAAGTAGAAGTCGTAGCTCACGCCGTGCAATAGGATGCCTGCGAACAGCAGTGAGTATAGGTACCAAGTGTCTGCGCTTCCGTAGACGAAGAAACCGTAACGAACTGCTGCTGTAAAGAGACCAAGTAGTAGTACCTTCTTAATACCAAATCGTTTGGTGAAGAAAGGTAATGCCAACATGAAGAAGATTTCAGAGAACTGACCCAGCGTCATCCAACCAGTTGCGTTGCTCATGCCGACTTCGGTTAAGTAGCCGTTTGCGAAGATGTAGTAGAACGCCAATGGCATGCTGAACATGAAAGAACAAACGAAGAATGCGAGGAAGTTTTTGTCTTTCAGCAACACGAGAGCATCAAGGCCAAGCATCACTTTTAGGCTAAGTTTACCGGTACTTTTTGGCGGTGTGTCTGGCAGTGTTAACGCGAAGATCCCCAGAGCTAAAGAAGCTAAAGCAGTCAGGATCAGAGGGATATTGCTTGATGAAATATCGCCGTAACCCAACCAACCTGGTAAGAAACCAATCGCAATACCAGAAGCGATCCAGCCGATGGTGCCCATTACACGGATACGCGGGAAGTCACGTTCTACGTCTTCTACGTTAGAGAAAGCAATGCTGTTGGTCAGTGCAATCGTCGGCATGTAAGTTAACGAGTAAAGCAAAAGGATTGGGAAGAAGGTGGCAAACTCGGTTTGTTGAGCCGCTAAGTACATCAAACCTGCACCCGCTATCAACATCACTGAAAGTACTTTCTGCGCTGCGAAGAAACGGTCGGTGATTGATCCAACTAGGATCGGTGAAATGATCGCTGCGATTGCAGTACATGCATAAGACCATGCGATCTCAGTCGGGGTAAAGCCATTGGTATTGAGTATTTGCCATAAGGGAACAAACCATGCTCCCCAGATAAACCATTCAATGAACATCATTGAAGACAGTTTGAAGTTAGTCGATTTCATTATTATGTCCTTTAGTACTGTAGGGTACGCAATGATGGTATTTTAAATGACAGTACCAATACAATACCATTAAGGTTATTTTGTGATCTAATTATCAGATGTATCAGCAATGGAGTTACTTTATATGATCATAGAACATGGTGTTTTGAGCTGATGCTGAGATCTAGATATGACGAGTTTCTTATCTAAATTATTGTTTCTAAATACGTTCTTTGAAGGTATCAGGCGATGTCTGTCGAGAAGGGGGGAGGAATAACGTGGGTAGGGAAATTAGGCATAAAAAAAGAGCAGCCAACGCTGCTCTTCTTGGTATCTTTTTAGGTCTATGACCGAGTGATGAGTTAACCCATAAACCAAGATACGAAAATCAACGCACCAAAGCCGAATGTTGCCATTAGTGCCGTGTCGCCACCGGCTGCAGTATAGCTGCCTTCGGTTTGTAGGTGAGGGAAGTCAGGTCTACGAACCTTAACCACCATTGCAAGTGGTCCCCAGATAGCTAGGAACACCAATACCATCCCTGCGTAATCCAGCATGCTGACAAACTGGCTAGCGAACAGCTCTGCTAATGCCAAAGGTAAGATGAAGGTCAACGCATAAGCCAACGCTTTGTTGTTGGTGACGGCATCTTTGTTTTGGTCGTAAAGCGCCATCGAGACTCCGAGGAAAGAGGTTACCAATGCCAGTGCTGAGAACAGCGCAATCACCACTTTCAACCAAGCAGATTGGCCGCTGAACGCTGAGATCAACTCAGAGATATTGTGGAACTGACTGATCGCGTCTGTGCCAAGGTTGCCAATAATTGCGAATAACCAAGTTAGGTAGCAAATTAATGGAATCACTGAACCAAGCAGAATCATATTGCGGATCTGTTTTTGAGTCGCTTCTCGGTTGTAGATAACCAGTGACGGGATCACCACCATAGAGGCAAAACTGGTAAAGATAACCGCGCTGTATTGCACCACATCATTAGCGGTGTATTTGCTGG comes from the Vibrio splendidus genome and includes:
- a CDS encoding ADP-ribosylglycohydrolase family protein, with the protein product MNISKQDRILGTFYGQALGDSMGMPSELWPRSRVKAHFGWIDSFLPGPAENNAACYFDACQFTDDTSMALALADAIIECDGEISPEIIARNVLSWAEGFDAFNKNIFGPSSKAAMRAIKEGTSIDELENNGVTNGAAMRVSPMGCLVPTTSLDTFIDQVALASSPTHKSDVAIAGAVAIAWSVSKAIEGHSWSEIKDQLPAIANAAQTKNITTFSASMGARIELALMVASENSGIEERMEKVYNLVGAGVSTIESVPAAIAMVELAQTDPNRCAILCANLGGDTDTIGAMATAICGALNGIQAIDVDLKKQLDDENQLDFAGYAATFLRLREIKEQVYAS
- a CDS encoding MarR family winged helix-turn-helix transcriptional regulator; translation: MSDQDDYLKLDNQVCFALYSASNAMSRAYQPLLKALDLTYLQYIVMMVLWEEKEINVKALGAKTHLDSGTLTPLLKRLEVKGYVLRTRSIEDERVRVITLTLAGVELKEQAQTVPVEMLCLSKMNEDELKSLKAQCEQLLGNLTK
- a CDS encoding ArsR/SmtB family transcription factor, which codes for MSDVNEILKSINNPVRRDILHWLKSPQEHFNLEKQLVDTDVEGVCVSIIQEKSGLSQSTVSSYLSNLQRAKLVTSKRIGSWTYYKRNDEYIEKFLKALSDSL
- a CDS encoding aldehyde dehydrogenase family protein is translated as MNKSIQSFDPSNGELLGEVNQTSAEEVTQTIHKAKAAQKAWRKLSMNERVLTIIKAYQQLDKYEESLSQLLAREMGKDIRRATGEATGAIYMGQHYAEDAQRALNTRKLSGSTELQYRPLGVVGVISPWNYPVMMANNLIVPALVAGNSVILKPSEETPLIAEAFFGELQKYLPENVLTVMQGDGETGKALVEGDIQMIAFTGSKATGQDIMRRAASKVKRLVMELGGKDPMIVMRDANLEQAARFAVAGSFENSGQMCTSIERIYVDDRIAEKFEQRVTEIANMYQIGPWDMPNVNVGPIINATQHGKIVDQLKDAKQKGATFLLGGSEQPERYIRPTVITGMTAEMKLETEETFGPVVSISRYSDIEDAIERANASEYGLGAVVFGNQGVNDVADELDAGMVGINQGQGGSGDAPWVGAKQSGLGYHGSVDGHRQFAQVKVVSR
- a CDS encoding GntR family transcriptional regulator, which encodes MSAYQPLLTLIQERIEQKDKSPLYLKIADSVKLATEQQMLKGGDFIPTEREFSDKLGVSRITVRKALDILDKEGVIVRSRGLGTMISETVEYSSKEATGFSQQVVLKGKKPDTLWIKKDVIACSSEIAKMLKIAENDQVFLLKRVRYIDEQAVSIEESYVPAHLIHDPDEIQLSLYDYFRSQDISPTKTQSRVSAKMPTEEFLEKLNIDETVPVLLIEQTAYDKKGVPIEYSINRCRGDMYVFVSED
- a CDS encoding organic hydroperoxide resistance protein, translating into MTTLYTTSATATAGRNGQVSTDDNLLSVALSYPKEMGGTGEATNPEQLFAAGYSACFSNALLHVAKEMKIKIASAPTTATVGIGPNENGGFALTVALSIELDLEQEQAVTLVKTAHQVCPYSNAVRGNIDVKLSVNGQAL
- a CDS encoding amino acid permease, coding for MKLFGSSLILSGTALGAGMLAIPMVLAQFGFMISSVLMLLIFIGTTYSALLLAEACTKTKDNSGMSSVAYLTLGSKGKHFINALFYLLLVCMLIAYILGVGDIIHKLLLDVDVDVSASVAYTIFSLLMGAIVVSGKSYIDKLNRGLFILMVVMLFIVIASLFSNIRLDYLTQTSKYTANDVVQYSAVIFTSFASMVVIPSLVIYNREATQKQIRNMILLGSVIPLICYLTWLFAIIGNLGTDAISQFHNISELISAFSGQSAWLKVVIALFSALALVTSFLGVSMALYDQNKDAVTNNKALAYALTFILPLALAELFASQFVSMLDYAGMVLVFLAIWGPLAMVVKVRRPDFPHLQTEGSYTAAGGDTALMATFGFGALIFVSWFMG
- a CDS encoding nucleoside permease → MKSTNFKLSSMMFIEWFIWGAWFVPLWQILNTNGFTPTEIAWSYACTAIAAIISPILVGSITDRFFAAQKVLSVMLIAGAGLMYLAAQQTEFATFFPILLLYSLTYMPTIALTNSIAFSNVEDVERDFPRIRVMGTIGWIASGIAIGFLPGWLGYGDISSSNIPLILTALASLALGIFALTLPDTPPKSTGKLSLKVMLGLDALVLLKDKNFLAFFVCSFMFSMPLAFYYIFANGYLTEVGMSNATGWMTLGQFSEIFFMLALPFFTKRFGIKKVLLLGLFTAAVRYGFFVYGSADTWYLYSLLFAGILLHGVSYDFYFVTAYIYVDKKAPAHMRTAAQGLITLGCQGIGSLLGYRLGGVLMEKMFAYDEPQNGLTFDWSGMWGFGAIMIAIILVIFMYFFREPNGEIKEIKIDNKSDGNPSEQAQVEKAQA
- a CDS encoding 2OG-Fe(II) oxygenase family protein, whose protein sequence is MNNNENFYVVRRESGTQRSDLPVWAPKSANPFALDKNVNAVSRVEVDNVPGAFQLRDVLLPEEVQRILDEANKLGFTEDAAVSLPREVRHNQNLNLIADTETLDVIWKRCQDQFIDKYNHFAGVKPLGINGRFRFYRYDEGDFFKMHTDGSWPGSQVVNEQLVDDAFGDRWSMYTFLILLSDDFVGGETQFMVNRNDPSKPARRQGDHQESANIESVRTPSGSVLCFPHGTHPAHCIHGSAPILSGTKYIIRTDVLFDL
- a CDS encoding PfkB family carbohydrate kinase, with the translated sequence MPHSSLITLIPTLKNQRQLCLIGAAVVDIVTETPALPKRGTDVELTEKGIHVGGCALNIAIALKKLGVESINALPIGQGKWADIITTAMAEKGLTSHLQDPSGDNGWCLALVEPDGERTFLSVSGVENNWNQQALDQLDLQDNAIIYLSGYQLSSGCGEELVSWLETLPNSIELFIDFGPRIGDIPKPLFGRLIKLKPTVSLNRQEAEVLGMRDINTFVEQWHNTYHCPLILRIDSDGALFATHDGYGNVAPFKATVVDTIGAGDTHAGGVLAGLASGWELPDAILLGNAVASYVVSHVGGDCAPSVDEITRYLNQY